Proteins from a single region of Bradyrhizobium diazoefficiens:
- a CDS encoding sigma-70 family RNA polymerase sigma factor: MPNVIAINAQASQSIIAAQAISDDMLLESIADGNRTSMHILYCRHNVRVYRFILRIVRDATTAEDLVSQVFLDVWRTAGQFQGRSQVSTWLLSIARFKALTAMRQRRFEDIDQEDVREIPDDCDTPETSLSRSDTSAILRACVAKLSAAHREIITLVYYHEKSVEEVGQIIGIPQSTVKTRMFYARKQLADLLKGCGVDRFAA, from the coding sequence ATGCCGAACGTCATCGCCATCAACGCCCAAGCCAGCCAGAGCATCATCGCCGCTCAGGCGATCTCGGACGACATGCTTCTTGAGAGCATTGCCGACGGCAACCGGACGTCGATGCACATCCTCTATTGCAGGCACAATGTGCGGGTTTACCGTTTCATCCTGCGCATCGTGCGGGACGCCACCACGGCGGAAGACCTCGTCAGCCAGGTGTTTTTGGACGTGTGGCGGACCGCCGGCCAATTCCAGGGCCGCTCGCAGGTCTCGACCTGGCTGCTCTCGATCGCCCGCTTCAAGGCGCTGACCGCGATGCGCCAGCGCCGCTTCGAGGACATCGACCAGGAAGACGTGCGCGAGATTCCGGACGATTGCGACACGCCGGAGACCTCGCTCAGCCGCAGCGACACCAGTGCGATCCTGCGCGCCTGCGTCGCAAAACTGTCGGCCGCGCATCGGGAGATCATCACGCTCGTCTACTATCATGAGAAGTCGGTGGAGGAGGTTGGGCAGATCATCGGCATCCCCCAGAGCACGGTGAAGACCCGGATGTTCTACGCCCGCAAGCAGCTCGCAGATCTGCTTAAGGGTTGTGGCGTCGACCGCTTCGCCGCCTAA
- a CDS encoding DUF3369 domain-containing protein, translating to MAEQDDVLHLIDDTGTASEDMDARKWKIAVIDDDPAVHDGTRFALSDYSLNGQGLEILSAHSAAEGRKLMAAHHDIAAVLLDVIMETDVAGLDLVEYIRNELRNETVRIILRTGQPGQAPERRVIVQYDINDYKAKTELTADKLFTSLTAALRSYQQLERMVQTRRGLEIIIDAASTLYDFKSMQRLAEGVLTQLASLLNVDCAGILVLRDNGGVDPELSVLAGSGCYSRFIGTTSSKALDPDLRQLVEDAFQRRKNEFADHRSVIYLRTGSGREVVVLLQAERELSETDRSLVEIFSSRLSIAFDNVILYQQLQDANTQLEDRVAQRTRALMQANRRLSAQWLRLQRANGFKNEILGTVAHDLKNPLGVILGRTEMLKELIATGASESGVVAQVDHIRDATKRLTTMVDHLISDAMQDAFDITIRREPVDVASLVKEVAEANQPLAVNKQQAIHVTAPANIVTMCDTDRIREAIDNLISNAIKYSPIGGKIIVAVRHEGNDTVVRVSDEGAGLSPEDLGRLFGRFQRLSAKPTAGESSTGLGLSIVKRIIDMHGGEVTAESDGPGRGSTFTITLPATELP from the coding sequence ATGGCCGAACAGGACGATGTCCTCCACCTGATCGACGACACCGGTACTGCGTCAGAGGATATGGATGCCCGGAAATGGAAGATCGCCGTCATAGACGACGATCCGGCCGTGCATGACGGCACGCGTTTTGCGCTCTCCGACTACAGCTTGAACGGCCAGGGTCTGGAAATCCTCTCCGCCCATTCCGCGGCGGAAGGTCGCAAGCTGATGGCCGCGCACCACGATATCGCCGCGGTCCTGCTCGACGTCATCATGGAGACCGACGTCGCCGGTCTCGATCTGGTCGAATACATCCGCAACGAGCTCAGGAACGAAACCGTGCGCATCATCCTGCGCACGGGACAGCCGGGGCAGGCGCCGGAGCGGCGCGTGATCGTGCAGTACGACATCAACGACTACAAGGCCAAGACCGAGCTTACCGCCGACAAGCTGTTCACCTCGCTGACCGCGGCGCTGCGCTCCTATCAGCAGCTCGAGCGCATGGTGCAGACGAGGCGCGGGCTCGAGATCATCATCGACGCCGCATCGACGCTGTACGACTTCAAGTCGATGCAGCGGCTCGCCGAGGGCGTGCTGACCCAGCTCGCCTCGCTGCTCAATGTCGATTGCGCCGGCATCCTGGTTTTGCGCGACAATGGCGGCGTCGATCCCGAACTCTCCGTGCTCGCCGGCAGCGGCTGCTACAGCCGTTTCATCGGCACGACCTCGTCGAAGGCGCTCGACCCGGATCTACGCCAGCTGGTGGAGGACGCCTTCCAGCGCCGCAAGAACGAATTCGCCGACCACCGCAGCGTGATCTATCTGCGCACTGGCTCTGGCCGCGAGGTCGTGGTGCTGCTCCAGGCCGAGCGCGAGCTGTCCGAGACCGACCGCTCGCTGGTCGAGATCTTCTCCAGCCGACTCTCGATCGCGTTCGACAACGTGATCCTGTACCAGCAGCTTCAGGACGCCAACACCCAGCTGGAAGACCGCGTCGCCCAGCGCACCCGCGCGCTAATGCAGGCCAACCGCCGGCTCTCGGCGCAATGGCTGCGGCTGCAGCGCGCCAACGGCTTCAAGAACGAGATTCTGGGCACCGTCGCGCACGATCTGAAGAACCCACTCGGCGTCATCCTCGGCCGCACCGAGATGCTGAAGGAGCTGATCGCGACAGGCGCATCGGAAAGCGGCGTGGTGGCGCAGGTCGATCACATTCGCGACGCCACCAAGCGCCTGACCACGATGGTCGATCACTTGATCTCGGATGCGATGCAGGACGCCTTCGACATCACCATCCGCCGCGAGCCCGTCGACGTCGCGTCCCTCGTGAAGGAGGTCGCCGAGGCCAACCAGCCGCTCGCGGTCAACAAGCAGCAGGCCATCCACGTCACGGCGCCGGCCAACATCGTCACCATGTGCGACACCGACCGCATCCGCGAGGCGATCGACAACCTCATCAGCAACGCCATCAAATATTCTCCGATCGGCGGCAAGATCATTGTCGCGGTCAGGCATGAAGGCAATGACACCGTGGTCCGCGTCAGCGACGAGGGCGCAGGCCTGTCGCCGGAGGATCTCGGCCGCCTGTTCGGCCGGTTCCAGCGGCTGTCGGCAAAACCGACCGCGGGCGAGAGCTCGACGGGGCTTGGGTTGTCCATCGTCAAACGTATTATCGACATGCATGGCGGCGAGGTGACCGCCGAGAGTGACGGCCCCGGCAGGGGATCGACCTTCACCATCACCCTGCCCGCGACCGAACTGCCCTGA
- a CDS encoding response regulator: protein MTQSQHIMIVDDEAPAREMVGDYLKMHGFTVTLCDGGKSLRAAIDGSMPDLVVLDLNMPEEDGLSIIRDLKSRINVPVIMLTATASPIDRVVGLELGADDYVAKPCELRELMARIRSVLRRSAPAKAATVGAAPAKSDKEQLVRFGTKWLDLEAQALRDEEGNEHPLTASEFGLLKVFAANPKRVLSRERLLELANARDAEAFDRAVDLRIMRIRRKIEADPAKPAVIRTIRGGGYLFSPQGEKA from the coding sequence ATGACCCAAAGCCAGCACATCATGATCGTCGACGACGAGGCCCCGGCCCGCGAGATGGTCGGCGATTATCTCAAGATGCACGGCTTCACCGTGACGCTGTGCGACGGCGGCAAGTCCTTGCGCGCGGCGATCGACGGTAGCATGCCCGACCTCGTCGTGCTCGACCTCAACATGCCCGAGGAAGACGGCCTCTCGATCATCCGCGACCTCAAGAGCCGCATCAACGTGCCCGTCATCATGCTCACCGCGACCGCGAGCCCGATCGACCGCGTCGTCGGCCTGGAGCTCGGCGCCGACGATTACGTGGCAAAGCCCTGCGAGCTGCGCGAGCTGATGGCGCGCATCCGCTCGGTGCTACGGCGAAGCGCGCCGGCGAAGGCCGCCACAGTTGGAGCTGCGCCCGCGAAATCGGACAAGGAGCAGCTGGTGCGCTTCGGCACCAAATGGCTCGACCTCGAAGCCCAGGCGCTGCGCGACGAAGAAGGCAACGAGCATCCGCTGACTGCGTCCGAATTCGGGCTCCTAAAAGTGTTCGCGGCCAATCCGAAGCGCGTGCTGTCGCGCGAGCGCCTGTTGGAGCTCGCCAACGCGCGCGACGCCGAAGCCTTCGACCGCGCCGTCGACCTGCGCATCATGCGCATCCGCCGCAAGATCGAGGCCGATCCGGCAAAACCCGCCGTGATCCGTACCATCCGCGGCGGTGGCTATTTATTCTCGCCTCAGGGCGAGAAGGCATAA
- a CDS encoding cytochrome c biogenesis CcdA family protein: MLEFLFAILAGILTIAAPCTLPMLPILLSASIGRSSRLRPAMIALGFVVSFSAVALLLGALTRLFDFDPNVLRETAAILLLGFGLLMLWPAPFEWLSIRLNGWLDLGNASATQREGALGGLVLGTTLGLVWTPCAGPVLGSILTLVATSNNPAWAGTLLVAYAIGAAIPMLAIAYGGQAATTRVRSLARLSPRLQQGFGIVVIGFAVAAYFQYDTLIVAWLTGFYPTGQIGL, encoded by the coding sequence ATGCTCGAGTTTCTCTTCGCTATCCTCGCCGGCATCCTCACCATCGCCGCGCCCTGCACGCTGCCGATGTTGCCGATCCTGCTCAGCGCCTCGATCGGGCGCTCGTCACGTCTGCGCCCCGCCATGATCGCCCTCGGCTTCGTCGTCTCCTTCTCCGCGGTCGCGCTGCTGCTTGGCGCGCTGACGCGGCTGTTCGATTTCGATCCGAACGTCCTGCGCGAGACGGCGGCAATCCTGCTGCTCGGATTTGGCCTGTTGATGCTGTGGCCGGCGCCGTTCGAATGGCTATCGATCCGGCTCAACGGCTGGCTCGATCTCGGCAACGCCAGCGCCACCCAGCGCGAAGGCGCGCTCGGCGGTCTCGTGCTCGGCACCACGCTCGGCCTGGTCTGGACGCCCTGTGCAGGCCCGGTGCTCGGCTCGATCCTGACGCTGGTTGCGACCTCGAACAACCCGGCCTGGGCCGGCACGCTGCTGGTCGCCTACGCCATTGGCGCTGCGATCCCGATGCTGGCGATCGCCTATGGCGGTCAGGCCGCCACCACACGCGTGCGCAGCCTCGCGCGGCTCTCACCGCGGCTGCAGCAAGGCTTTGGCATCGTCGTGATCGGCTTCGCGGTTGCCGCCTATTTCCAATACGACACGCTGATCGTGG